One genomic window of Desulfovibrio gilichinskyi includes the following:
- the fdnG gene encoding formate dehydrogenase-N subunit alpha, whose product MNISRRGFMKLAGIGVASISLSQMGLDLSPVKAYAAGLKIEGSQEFISICPFCAVSCHFIAHVKDGKIVSTEGDPDYPVSEGALCAKGAAMLSMHNSHHRLQKPKYRAPYSDKWEEKEWDWVIDRIAKNVKKTRDADFKTHNAKGQEVNRVESIFHLGSSQMDNEECALVHQGVRGLGLVHFDHQARIUHSATVAALAESFGRGAMTNHWCDIENADAIMIIGSNAAEHHPISFKWVLRAKDKGATVMHVDPKFSRTSARSDFHVPLRSGTDIPFMCGMINYVLTNKLYFKEYVTNYTNAAFIVGKDYKFKDGLFSGYDAKTRTYDKSKWAFELDDKGVPKRDLTLKDPRCVFQMLKKHYSRYTLDNVSKTTGVSEDNLLKVWKTFAATGKKDKAGTIMYALGWTQHTVGVQNIRSSAMLQLLLGNIGVAGGGINALRGEPNVQGSTDHCILWHILPGYLPMPKASLSTFEDYTKATTPVSNDPQSANWWQHKPKYMASLLKSWRGDNATAENGFGYKMLPKADDGEDYSYIYIFDRMYKDQIRGGFVFGTNPAQSVPNSNKARKGLDNLDWLVVGELHHTETSDNWHRPGVDPLKNKTEVFLLPSAQRAEKAGSISNSGRWLLWHYKACEPMGQSKSMGQMYVEIINRVRDLYSSKDGAYPDPILTLDWPSYYDAEDVAQRINGRFTKDVEFKGTKYKKGQQVPSFVALGDDGSTSSMNWLYAGSYTEEGGNKAKRRSLEQTPMQAKIGLFPNFAWCWPVNRRILYNRASVDANGKPWAPQKAVIEWNGTKWEGDVPDGGWPPNATGKGRYPFIMRTEGHGQLYGTGLKDGPMPDHYEPAETPLKSHPFSKQLSSPCYKSVKSDMDKLAEPGDKRFPIVLTTYSMTEHWCGGGETRNIPPLLEAEPQLYVEMSPELAKEKGIANGDAVIVESIRGKVEAIAMVTVRMTPFKIKGRIIHEVGMPFCFGWTTKGVGDATNRLTPAVGDPNTTIPEYKASLVNVRKAKKVTELV is encoded by the coding sequence ATGAATATTTCACGGCGCGGCTTTATGAAGCTTGCCGGGATAGGCGTGGCAAGCATCAGTTTGAGCCAGATGGGGCTCGATCTTTCTCCGGTCAAGGCTTACGCCGCCGGACTTAAGATCGAAGGATCTCAGGAGTTTATCTCCATCTGTCCATTCTGCGCAGTCAGTTGCCATTTTATCGCTCATGTAAAAGACGGTAAAATTGTCAGCACCGAAGGTGACCCTGATTATCCGGTCAGTGAAGGCGCACTCTGCGCAAAAGGCGCAGCAATGCTGTCCATGCACAACAGCCATCACAGATTGCAGAAACCTAAATATCGCGCGCCTTACAGCGATAAATGGGAAGAAAAAGAATGGGATTGGGTTATCGATCGCATTGCTAAAAACGTTAAGAAAACCCGTGACGCGGACTTCAAAACTCACAATGCTAAAGGGCAGGAAGTTAACCGCGTAGAATCCATCTTCCATCTCGGTTCCTCGCAGATGGATAACGAAGAGTGTGCATTAGTCCATCAGGGAGTGCGCGGTCTCGGCCTGGTGCATTTCGATCATCAGGCAAGGATCTGACACAGCGCAACAGTTGCGGCTCTGGCAGAGTCGTTCGGGCGCGGTGCGATGACAAACCATTGGTGCGATATTGAAAACGCAGATGCTATCATGATTATCGGTAGTAACGCTGCGGAGCACCATCCTATCTCCTTTAAATGGGTCTTACGGGCCAAAGACAAAGGTGCCACTGTTATGCATGTGGACCCTAAATTTTCCCGTACCTCCGCAAGAAGTGATTTTCATGTCCCTCTCCGTTCAGGAACGGATATCCCGTTTATGTGCGGTATGATCAATTATGTTCTTACCAACAAGCTGTACTTTAAAGAGTACGTTACCAATTACACCAATGCTGCATTCATCGTAGGGAAAGATTACAAGTTCAAAGACGGACTATTCTCCGGCTACGATGCGAAAACACGCACATACGATAAATCTAAGTGGGCGTTTGAGCTTGACGATAAAGGTGTGCCGAAGCGCGATCTTACTTTGAAAGATCCCCGCTGTGTTTTCCAGATGCTTAAAAAGCATTACTCTCGCTATACTTTGGATAATGTTTCCAAAACAACCGGTGTCAGCGAAGATAATCTCCTAAAAGTCTGGAAGACTTTTGCCGCAACAGGTAAGAAAGATAAAGCCGGAACTATTATGTATGCACTGGGGTGGACTCAGCATACTGTCGGCGTGCAGAATATTCGCAGTAGTGCGATGCTTCAGCTCCTTCTTGGTAATATCGGTGTCGCGGGTGGCGGTATCAATGCTTTGCGCGGTGAACCGAATGTTCAGGGATCTACCGACCACTGCATTCTCTGGCATATCCTGCCGGGATATCTGCCTATGCCTAAAGCAAGCCTCTCGACCTTTGAAGATTATACCAAGGCAACAACGCCTGTAAGCAATGATCCTCAAAGTGCGAACTGGTGGCAGCATAAGCCTAAATATATGGCTAGCTTGCTCAAGTCATGGCGTGGCGATAATGCTACTGCCGAGAATGGTTTCGGCTACAAGATGCTGCCTAAAGCGGATGACGGTGAAGATTATTCCTACATCTACATTTTCGACCGGATGTACAAGGATCAAATCCGTGGCGGGTTTGTTTTTGGTACCAATCCGGCTCAAAGTGTGCCGAATTCCAATAAAGCCCGCAAGGGGCTGGATAATCTTGACTGGCTGGTTGTCGGTGAACTGCATCATACTGAAACATCTGACAACTGGCATCGCCCGGGTGTCGATCCTCTGAAGAATAAGACCGAGGTCTTCCTTCTTCCTTCTGCTCAGCGCGCTGAAAAAGCCGGTTCCATCAGTAACAGCGGTCGCTGGCTGCTGTGGCACTATAAAGCATGCGAACCTATGGGACAGAGTAAGAGTATGGGGCAAATGTACGTGGAAATTATTAACCGCGTTCGTGACTTATACAGTTCCAAGGATGGTGCATACCCTGATCCTATCCTGACTCTTGATTGGCCTTCTTACTATGATGCCGAAGATGTGGCTCAGAGAATTAACGGCAGATTTACCAAAGACGTTGAATTCAAAGGAACGAAATATAAGAAAGGACAGCAGGTTCCTTCATTCGTTGCTCTTGGTGATGACGGTTCCACTTCCAGCATGAACTGGCTCTATGCCGGCAGCTACACTGAAGAAGGTGGAAACAAGGCAAAACGGCGCAGTCTGGAACAGACTCCTATGCAGGCTAAGATCGGTTTATTCCCGAACTTCGCATGGTGTTGGCCTGTTAACCGCCGTATCCTTTATAACCGTGCATCTGTTGATGCAAACGGTAAGCCTTGGGCTCCTCAGAAAGCTGTTATTGAATGGAACGGAACGAAGTGGGAAGGTGATGTTCCTGACGGTGGCTGGCCGCCGAATGCAACTGGTAAGGGGCGTTATCCATTTATCATGCGTACGGAAGGACACGGACAATTATACGGAACAGGTCTTAAAGACGGCCCTATGCCTGATCATTATGAACCGGCAGAAACTCCGCTTAAGAGTCATCCATTCTCTAAACAGCTTAGCAGTCCATGTTATAAGAGTGTTAAGAGTGATATGGATAAGCTTGCAGAACCCGGGGATAAACGATTCCCTATAGTTCTGACTACTTATAGTATGACAGAGCATTGGTGTGGTGGCGGTGAAACCCGTAATATTCCTCCGCTTCTGGAAGCTGAACCTCAGCTTTATGTGGAAATGAGTCCTGAACTTGCCAAAGAAAAGGGTATTGCCAACGGTGATGCTGTTATCGTGGAAAGTATTCGCGGCAAAGTTGAAGCGATTGCGATGGTAACTGTTCGTATGACTCCGTTTAAAATCAAAGGCAGAATTATCCACGAAGTGGGTATGCCGTTCTGTTTTGGATGGACAACAAAAGGAGTAGGTGACGCAACTAACCGTCTGACTCCGGCTGTAGGTGATCCGAACACTACTATTCCTGAGTATAAGGCCTCTCTTGTGAATGTTCGCAAAGCGAAAAAAGTCACAGAGCTTGTGTAA
- a CDS encoding 4Fe-4S dicluster domain-containing protein: protein MPKAFFVDTSRCTACRGCQIACKEWHDLPATETKQRGSHQNPPELNASTYKLVRFSEHRIDGKVEWFFFPEQCRHCLDAPCKEIADGYVEGAVVQDKKTGAIIYTDLSKQLSEAQCDEITEACPYNVPRRNSGTGMMMKCDMCIDRQQAGLIPMCVKTCPTGTMNFGDREEMLALAEKTLVKVKKDYPRASIVDADDVNVIYLVMDKPELYYEFVTADNSDTGVGKGMTRKNFLAGLTKPAKRIFG, encoded by the coding sequence ATGCCTAAAGCATTCTTTGTCGATACATCGAGATGTACGGCTTGTCGCGGTTGCCAGATAGCCTGTAAGGAATGGCACGATCTACCTGCGACAGAAACAAAACAACGCGGTTCGCATCAGAATCCACCTGAGCTGAACGCTTCTACTTATAAACTGGTTCGTTTTAGCGAGCATCGTATCGATGGCAAAGTCGAGTGGTTTTTCTTCCCCGAACAATGCCGTCATTGCCTTGATGCTCCTTGTAAAGAAATTGCCGATGGTTATGTGGAAGGTGCGGTAGTTCAGGATAAGAAAACAGGTGCAATTATATACACTGATCTTAGCAAGCAATTGAGTGAAGCACAGTGCGACGAAATCACCGAAGCTTGTCCTTACAATGTCCCGCGCCGTAATTCCGGCACTGGAATGATGATGAAGTGTGATATGTGTATTGATCGTCAACAGGCAGGTCTTATACCTATGTGTGTAAAGACTTGTCCTACCGGAACAATGAACTTCGGTGATCGTGAAGAGATGCTCGCATTGGCGGAGAAAACTCTTGTGAAAGTAAAAAAAGACTACCCGAGAGCCTCAATTGTTGATGCGGACGATGTTAACGTGATCTATCTGGTCATGGATAAGCCGGAACTCTACTATGAGTTTGTGACGGCTGATAATTCAGACACAGGAGTCGGTAAGGGCATGACCCGCAAGAATTTTCTTGCAGGTCTGACAAAACCGGCAAAGCGTATCTTCGGATAG
- a CDS encoding formate dehydrogenase accessory protein FdhE, whose protein sequence is MKKNQSTPSNKHDVRTGLLALREQTPALKNIFDAFGPIAMAQEDGCKLIEKWNNFTIPEADALRFEQGVPLFSDMDMPNFEDYYADVFWATSVAVAEGMPALAERVSMIRADLQGRADMNELAKAVWEEDNEIIESVAKKSNLDGSVLLMLASLAIKPFMTRLKDEAIAKIEKMQWSKGYCPICGSFPDIALLKKQLTENAEYMAGHGGQRWMHCSCCDHQWRIKRNICPWCESEDYSKLRYLQSDERKTERVDICDNCKHYFVTIDTRELSEMPDARIAPLGLVYLDIKAQEENFTPMAQTPWNVL, encoded by the coding sequence ATGAAAAAAAATCAATCCACTCCATCCAATAAGCATGATGTTCGAACAGGGCTCCTTGCTTTACGTGAACAGACTCCCGCTTTGAAAAATATTTTTGATGCCTTCGGTCCGATTGCGATGGCACAGGAAGATGGATGTAAGTTAATAGAAAAATGGAATAATTTCACCATCCCGGAAGCAGATGCTTTGCGCTTTGAGCAGGGGGTACCCCTTTTTTCAGATATGGATATGCCTAACTTTGAAGATTACTATGCAGACGTTTTTTGGGCGACCAGCGTTGCTGTGGCGGAAGGAATGCCTGCGCTTGCTGAAAGAGTAAGTATGATCAGAGCTGACTTGCAAGGCCGTGCCGATATGAATGAGCTTGCAAAAGCTGTGTGGGAAGAAGATAACGAAATAATTGAAAGTGTCGCGAAAAAATCAAATCTTGATGGCTCAGTTTTGTTGATGCTGGCATCGCTTGCAATAAAACCTTTCATGACCCGCCTGAAGGATGAAGCCATAGCCAAGATTGAAAAAATGCAGTGGAGCAAGGGGTATTGCCCTATATGCGGATCTTTTCCAGATATTGCACTTCTTAAGAAGCAGCTGACGGAGAATGCCGAGTATATGGCCGGACATGGCGGTCAACGCTGGATGCATTGTTCCTGCTGTGATCACCAGTGGCGCATTAAACGAAATATTTGCCCATGGTGTGAAAGTGAGGATTATTCGAAACTAAGGTACCTACAATCCGATGAGCGCAAAACAGAGCGTGTTGATATTTGTGATAATTGCAAACATTATTTTGTAACTATTGATACTCGCGAGCTTTCCGAAATGCCGGATGCCCGGATAGCACCGCTTGGGCTGGTTTATTTGGATATTAAAGCACAGGAAGAAAATTTCACACCTATGGCTCAAACGCCTTGGAATGTACTTTGA